GCGGTGGCGCGGCGGCCGGAAACGAGGACCGCCTCCTCACCTGCACGGTGGTCGTGGATGTGCGCGGCCTGGGGTCCTTCCAGCGCGACATGACCAGCTTTGTCTATGACGAAAGCGGGACGCAGCTCTGGCCCGACGCGGCGCTCGTCAAGGGCGTCAGCTCGCAGCTCGTGCAGGAAGGCAGCCTCCAGACCTACATCACGTCCGAGAGCCAGATCGCCGGGTTCCAGAACGTGACGCGCGTGAAGGCCGCCCGCGTTCAGCCCAACCGCATGGCCCCCAACTCGAAGGTCTTCACCGACGCGGTTCTCAGTGCCAGTGCCGCCGGGCAGTTCCGCTCGGCGGGGAAAGCCTGCCGCGTCGTGTATCTGAAGGACTGAGGCCCCGCCCCGGAGGCCGTCAGCCTCCCGTCATTCCTCTCTGTTATGAGGTGAAACATGCGTAAACCCGCTCTGCTCGTTCTGACCGTCCTGCTGTCCGCCCCCGCGTTCGCCTGGGTGCCCAAGCTGGAGGAGACGACGGCCAGGAACGTCATCGACGGCGCGTATGGTCGCCGCGACCCGGTGCCCACCTACCAGACCATCGACCTGAACGTCAAGGACGGCAAGTTCGTCGCCGGAGAGGGCGCCGTGAAGGCGTTTGACGGCGGCGACAAGTGCCTGGCCGACTGGCTCGCCGCACCGACCGATTTCACCAAGGGCAGCCGCCCCGCCGGTGTCACCGTCAGCGGGCAGGCCGACCAGCTCTACTTCCAGGCGCAGGACGCCCGCGACAACTTCCGCAATCTCAGCGCGCAGGACGCCCTGGGAGCCGACCTCGCCGGGAAGCGCATGACGGACGGCCTGCTGCGCGTGGACGTGAACGTGCGCGGCCTCCCCAGCGAGAAGGCCCGTGACGCCTACCTCGTGCGGCTCAAGGCCCCGGACGGCAAGCTGATCGCGCCCGTCCGCAAGAGCTATGTCAACGACTTCAAGCAGGATGGGGCCACCTGGACGGGTACCCTGGTCTACTACTTCGAGCCGCTGAAGGCCGGAATCGGCGCGAGTGACAAGGTAGACCTGCTCCTGCGGACCGAGGCCGACACGAACTGTGCGTACAGCGTGGGGCTGGACCTGGGCAGTTTCCAGTAAGCGCAGTCAGCGCCGAGGGCAGAGGGCGGAACTCTCGCTCTCTGCCCTCTTTTACGGTTTCCGCCCGGAGGCGAGGACGACCGTGGAGTAGGCGAAGAGGCTGCCGGAAGTCTCCAACGCGCGAAAGTGCGCTTCGAACTCCGTCCACTCCTCCGCGGTGAGGATTCCGGCCCTCAGGGCGGCGTCGGGACGAGTGAACCAGGTGCCGAGCAGGGCCTCGGCGTCCAGGGGAACCACGATGACCTCCGCCGTGACCTGTGCAAGACCGGCGGTGCCAAACAGGCGGCGAAGCTGACGCCCCGGCTTTCCCCGGAAAGTCGCCCCGGGGGCCTGTTGCCGGTTGAAAGCGGTGATGCGCCGGTCCAGGGCCTGCATGGTTTCGCTGGCGTAATCCACGGTGGGCGGGAGATCGGTGTCCAGTGCGCTGACCCAGCCTCCCGGGCGGGTGACGCGGATCATCTCGCCCAGCAGGCAGGCCGCCTCTGGCGTGTGCATCAGGACGCGCTCGGCCCGCACGGCGTCGAAGTGATGGTCGGGGAAGGGCAGGGCCAGTCCGTCGGCCTGCCGGAAGTGGATGTTCGCCCGCTGCGGCAGGGCGGCGCGGGCGTGGGCCAGCATGGCCGGGTCATGGTCCACGCCCACGACTTGCCCCTCTGCTCCGACCCGCTCTGCGAGGGCCGCCGCATCCAGCCCCGGCCCGCAGCCCACGTCCAGCACCTGCGCCCCCGGAAAGAGATGCAGGGCGTCGTAGCTCCGGTGCTTGGCCGCCTGCATGACGCGGCACAACTGTTTCAAATAGGCCGCGTCGATAAAACCCGGCATGCTTGGTGACACGCTCATGCTCAAACCTCCGTGTTGTGGTCAGGGGCGGACCCCGGTTGCCCGCACCCTACCACGCACGGCCCTTCTGACCGGCCCACCTGACCGGCACTTCACGACGAGGAGATTTGCGCCTTCACCACCTCGATGGCGTCCGGGTTCTCCAGACTCGTCAGGTCGCCCTTCACCTCTCCCGCCACCAGCAGGTCGCGCAGGAGGCGGCGCATGATCTTGCCGCTGCGGGTGCGGGGCACGGTCGGCGTGACGATCACGCGGGCGGGGCGGGCGATGGGGCCGACGCCGCGCACGATGGCCTCTGCCAGTTCGTCTTCGAGTTGCGGCCCGGCCTGAGCGTCCCCGCGCGGCACCACGAAGGCGACCGGGACCGATCCCTTCACCTCGTCCGGCTGCGCGACCACCGCCGCCTCGCTGACGGCGGGGTGGGTGATCAGCGCCGCTTCCATCTCCATCGTGCCGATGCGGTGCCCGGCGACGTTCATCACGTCGTCGAGGCGGCCCGTGACCCAGAGCTGGCCGTCGGCGTCCACCAGCGCCGCATCCGACGCCGCGTAGCTGCCCGGAAAGTCCGAGAGGTACGTCTGCACGTAGCGGGCATGGTCGCCCCACACCGTCCGCGCCAGGCAGGGAAAAGGCTCGGTGAGGGTGAGGGCGCCGAGTTCGCCGGGCGCCGCTTCCTGACCGTCATCCCGCACCACGCGGGCGCGGTAGCCGGGGAGGGGATGGCCGCAACTGCCGGGGCGGGTGGGCGTCAGGCCGACCATGCTGCTGGCCCAGGCGGTGCCGGTTTCGGTCTGCCCGTAGGTGTTGTTCAGGAAGATGCGGCCCGCACCCAGCTTGCCCTGCGTCCAGTGCCAGGTTTCCGGGTCCAGCGGTTCTCCGACCAGACTGATCAGTTCCAGCGTGTTCAGGTCATGCTGGCCGAGGGCGGCGTCCCCGGCGCGGCGCAGCATCCGCAGGGCGGTGGGGGCGGTGAAGACCTTGTTGACGCCGTACCGCTCGATCACCTCATAGGGACGGGCGGGGGTGGGCGTGTCGATGCCGCCCTCGTAGATCACATGCGTCGCCCCATGCGCCAGGCCGCCCACCAGCGCGAAGATCGGGAAGGTCAGCCAGCCCACGTCCGCCGTACACCAGTACACGTCCTCCGGGCGGAGGTTCAGCGCCCACTTCACGTTCGCGTAGGCCCCGGCCAGAAAGCCGATCCCGGCGTGGACCAGCCCCTTCGGTTTGGAGGTCGTGCCCGACGTATAGATGATGAAGCCGGGTTCGTTCGCCTCCAGCGGGACCGGCTCGGCACGGCGGACGGTGGCATTCAGCAGTGCGTGGAAATCCTGCTCCCCCTCCCTCAGCGGGAAGTCCCGGTCCACCCGCCGCGCGACGATCACGTGGGGGATGCCCAGCCCCTCCATCGCCTCGTCCAGTGTGGCCTTGAGGGGAACCACCTTTCCGCGCCGCAGTGTGGCGTCGGTGCAGACGACGACCTTCGGGCGGGCGTCCTCCAGCCGGTCACGGACGGCGGACGCGCTGAAGCCCGCGAAAATCACGCTGTAGATCGCGCCGATGCGGTAGCAGGCGTGGATGGCGATAAAGGCTTCGGGCACGTTCCCCAGGTAGATCGCCACCCGGTCGCCCTTCTGCACCCCCAGGTCTTGCAGCGCGGCGGCAAAGCGGGCGGTCGCGTCCGTCAGTTCGCCGAAGGTCCATGTCTCGCGAAGGCCGTCCTCGCGCTCGTACAGCAGGGCGACGCGGTCCGAGGGCCAGCGGTCCAGGCAGTTGACGCTGACATTCCCGGTCGCGCCGGGGTAATAGCGGAAGTCACCCAGCGTGCCCTCGACGGCCACCGTCGGCGGCCTGTCCCAGGTGAGTTCTCGGGCGATCTCCATCCAGTAGGCGGGCGGGTCCAGGGCCAGCAGACGGGCGGCCTCCTCCTGCGAGACGGGCGCGGTGGCCTTGAGGGTGTCGGTGGGCGGCACGAGCGGATGCTCCAGCAGCGATTTCTCCACGGGGAACCTCCAGGGTGAGGGGATGAGTTGCGCTTGTTCCGCACGCTAGCGCGTTCGCGTCCGCGTTGCCAGCGCCTACAATTCCTGCGTGCCCGTCTCCTTCCCCCTTCTCGCCATCGACATCGGCAACACCAGCACGGTGCTGGGCCTCGCGGACGAGCGGCTGAACCTCACCCACACCTGGCGTATCCGCACCAACCGCGACGTGCTGCCCGACGACCTGGCGCTGCAACTGCATGGCCTCTTCACCCTGTCCGGTGCGCCCATCCCGCGCGCGGCCGTGCTGAGCAGTGTCGCGCCGCCCCTGGGGGCGAACTACGCGCTGGCGCTGCGCCGCCATTTCGGCGTGGAGGCCTTTGAGGTGATGGCCGAGAACCTCCCCGACGTGACGGTGGAACTCGACCAGCCGGGGAGCATCGGCGCGGACCGCCTCTGTAACCTGTTCGGCGCCGAGAAGTACCTGGACGGGTACGAGTACGCGGTCGTCGTGGACTTCGGCACCAGCACCAACTTCGACGTGATCGGGCGGGGTCGGCGCTTTATCGGCGGGATTCTCGCCACCGGCGCGCAGGTCAGCGCCGACGCCCTCTTTGCCCGCGCCGCCAAGCTCCCGCGCATCACGCTGGAAGCGCCGGGGAGCGCCATCGGCAAGAACACCGTCCACGCCCTCCAGTCCGGCCTGGTCTTCGGGTACGCCGAGATGGTGGACGGCCTGCTGCGCCGTGTCCGCGCCGAACTCCCCGCCCCCGCCGTCGCCATCGCCACCGGCGGCTTTGCCCGCACCATCGAGGGCATCTGCCGCGAGATCGACTTCTACGACGAGACGCTGACGCTGCGCGGGCTGGTGGAGCTGTGGGCCAGCCGGGAAACGGTGGGGGAGGGGCGGTAGGGGCTACCGCGTCCCCAAGAACGCCACCAGCACCAGCAGGCCGAACCCCAGGCTCCCGACCACCAGTGCCGGACCTCCCAGGCGGCGCAGCACGGCGAAGTCCACGCCCAAGCCGATGCCCGCCATCGAGGCCGCCGTGAGCAGCAGGCTGGCGGTCTGCATGGCTCCCGTCAGCGGCCGCGGCAGGAGGCCGGTACTGCTGACCACGCCGACCAGCAGAAAGCCCACCAGAAAGGGCGGGAGGAGGGGAGGCCGGGCAGCCTGTGTCCCTGCGTTCACCGCCTGCTTCCGCGCCAGCAGTCCGCCCAGCAGCAGCAGCACCGGCGCGAGCAGCGCCACCCGCGTGAGCTTGGTCAGCATGGCGAAGTCGAGGGCGTGGCTGCCCTGCGCCGCCCCCGCCGCCAGCACCTGCGCGATCTCGTGCAGGCTGGAGCCGGTCATCAGGCCGTACCGCTGCGCGCTCAGCCCCAACGGCAGCGCCAGCAGGCTGTATCCCACCACGCCGACCGTCCCCAGCAGACTGCAAACCGCGACGGCCACCGACACCTCGTCCTCGTCGGCCTGGACCACCGGGGCGGCGGCGGCGATGGCCGAGGCCCCGCAGATGCTGGAGCCGACCGCGACGGCCAGCCCCAGCCCACGCGGCAACCCCAGCCGCCGCGCCAGCCAGGTCATGCTCAGCAACCCAGTGGCGATCACCGCCAGATCGAGCAGCAGCACCCGCACCCCCGCCTGCGCGAACAGCACGAAGTTAAGCCGCACCCCCAGCAGCACCACCCCCAGCCGCAGCAGCGTGCGGGCGGCATACCCCGCGCCCGGCTGCACGCTGGGTGGCAGCCGGAACAGGCCGCGCACCGCCAGCCCCAGCAGCAGTGCCAGCCCCAGCGCGCCCAGCACCCGCAACCCCGGCAGCATCGAGAGCAGGTAAGCCGCCGCGGTCAGCAGGGCGACCAGGGCCAGGCCCGGGAGGCGGGATCGGAACGAGGTCAGCTTGGACATGCTCCGAGGCTAGAAGCCGCCGGAATATAAATCAAATCGAAGTTTTTAGGTGCCTACCCTAAAAACAGCTATAACTGGATCATGCTTCTCCATGCCGAGCATCTGCTGACCTTTGCCGCCGTGGCCCGCAGCGGGAGTCTGACCGCGGCGGCGCGCGAACGGCACCTCAGCCAGCCCTCGGTGTCCACGCAACTGAAGCTGCTCTCCGAGGCGGTGGGCGAGCCACTGTTCACCCGGCATCGGCAGGGCGTCCGGTTGACTCCGGCGGGGGAGGCGCTGCTGCCCCACGCTCAGGCGCTGGGGCGGGCGCTGGACGGTGCCCGGCGGTGGGCGTCCGACCTGCAAGACCTCCGGCACGGGACGCTGCGGGTGGTGGCGAGCAATACCCTCGCGGCCCATGTCCTGCCCCGCGCGCTGGCCGCCTTTCACGCGCGGCATCCTGCCGTCACGCTCCATATCCAGACCGGCAACACCCGCGAGGCGGTGCGCGTCCTGCTGGAAGGTCAGGCCGACCTCGCCCTGATCGAGGGGCCGGTCCAGCCTTTCCCCGGGGGTATGCAGGCCACCGTGATCGGGCATGACACCCTGCGCCTGATCCTGCCCCCCCAGCACCCGCTGGCCCGCCCCCATCTGGAGGCGGGCGATCTTCAGCACCTGAAGGTCATCTGGCGCGAACCCGGCTCCGGCACCCGCGAAGTGGCCGAGGGGGTGCTGCGTCAGGCGGGCCTCACCGTGCAGCCGGTGCTGGAACTCGCCGGGACGGAGGCCATCAAGGAGGCGGTGATGAGCGGCCTCGGCGCGGCCTTCGTCTCCGAGATGAGCGTGCGCCGGGAACTTGCCGCCGGGCAACTCGCCAGCCCCGCCCTGGCCCTGCCCGGCCTGGGGCGCGACCTCACCGCCCTGACCCCGGAAGTGCCCTCCCGCACGGCCCGCGCCCTGCTGGAAGACCTCCTCGCCCTCCGGGGGGCAGGCCTGTAGCTTGTGGCCTGTGGCGTGTGGAGAAAAGAAAAAAGCGAATGGGAGACGTCATTTTCGTCCCCCACCCCTCGACGAGCGACAGGCCACGCGCCACAAGCCAGCTACACCCCCAGCAGCAGAATCACCTTATGAATCACCCACCCCAGCGCGATGCAGATCGGAATGGTGGTGAACCAGGCCGTCACGATGCGCCCGGCGACCTGCCACTTCACCTTCCTGAAGCCCTTGGTGGTGCCCACGCCCATGATGCTGGCGCTGATGGTGTGCGTGGTGCTGACCGGAATCCCCAGGCGGCTGGCGGTTTCGATGATGAGCGCCGCGCTCGTCTCGGCCACGAAGCCGTCCACGGGCTTGAGGTCCACGACCTTGAAGCCCATCGTCTTGATGATGCGCCAGCCCCCCGTCGCGGTGCCCAGGCCCATCGCGGTGGCGGCGGACAGGATCACCCACAGCGGCACGTGGTCGTAGGCCGCTCCCGCGTAGGCGCTCAGGGCGAAGGTGATGATGCCCATCGTCTTCTGCGCGTCGTTGCCGCCGTGCGAAAAGGCCATGAAGGCGGCGCTGAAAATCTGCGCCCAGCGGAAGGTGCGGGTGACGGCGCGGGGACGCAGCCAGCGCAGCACCAGCCAGGACAGCAGCGCCATCAGCAGGATCGGCACGACGAAGCCCAGCAGGGGACTGGTAAAGAGGCCCGTCAGCGTCTTGGTGACGCCCTTGGGGATGATGATGCCCCAGCCGCCCGCCGCGACGCCCGCGCCCACCAGACTGAAGATCAGCGCGTGGCTGGAGGAGGAGGGGAGCCCCTTCCACCAGGTGTAGAGGTTCCAGAGGATCGCGCTGAGGATGGCTGCCCCGACGAGTTCCAGCGTCGCGTACTGCTGTGGCACGATGTCGGTGGCGATGGTCTTGGCGACGGCGGTGCCGGTGAGCGCCCCGACGATATTCATGACGGCGGCCATCGCGATGGCCTGGGCGGGGGTCAGCACCTTGGTGGCGACGGAGGTGGCGATGGCGTTCGCGGTGTCGTGAAAGCCGTTGATGAAGTCGAAAGCCAGCGCCAGCGCGACGATGACGATGAGGCCGATCAGGGCGATTCCCATGAAGTCCCGTACCCCGGCCTTATGCGTTCTTCAGGAGAATACTCTCCACCGTCTTGGCCACGCGCTGCGCCTGGTCGGAGGCGTCCTCGATCAGGTTGACGATCTCGCCGCCCCGCATCGCGCGGATCATGCCCGGCACGTCGTTCACGCCCTGGTAGAGGGTGCGCTGCACCTCGTCGCTGATGCGGTCGCCCTCGTCTTCCAGAGTGCGGATCTGCTGGGCCAGCGCGGCCAGTTCGCGGATTTTCCCGGTGTCCTCGATCATCGGCATGCCCTGGGCGAGCAGCGCGCACTGCTGCTCCACCACGCGGGCGAGCTGCGCCATCTGCGGCAGGGGACCCTCCACGCCGTACAGGCTGAGCTTGCTCGCGGCCTCCTCCATGCTGTCCACGAGGTCGTCGAGTTCGTTGTTCAGCGCGATGATGTCCTCGCGGTCGAAGGGCACGATGAACGACTCGGCCAGCAGGTTGGTGATCTCGCGGGTGATGCGGTCGCCCTCGTGTTCGAGGTC
The window above is part of the Deinococcus metallilatus genome. Proteins encoded here:
- a CDS encoding methyltransferase domain-containing protein encodes the protein MSVSPSMPGFIDAAYLKQLCRVMQAAKHRSYDALHLFPGAQVLDVGCGPGLDAAALAERVGAEGQVVGVDHDPAMLAHARAALPQRANIHFRQADGLALPFPDHHFDAVRAERVLMHTPEAACLLGEMIRVTRPGGWVSALDTDLPPTVDYASETMQALDRRITAFNRQQAPGATFRGKPGRQLRRLFGTAGLAQVTAEVIVVPLDAEALLGTWFTRPDAALRAGILTAEEWTEFEAHFRALETSGSLFAYSTVVLASGRKP
- a CDS encoding acetate--CoA ligase, with amino-acid sequence MEKSLLEHPLVPPTDTLKATAPVSQEEAARLLALDPPAYWMEIARELTWDRPPTVAVEGTLGDFRYYPGATGNVSVNCLDRWPSDRVALLYEREDGLRETWTFGELTDATARFAAALQDLGVQKGDRVAIYLGNVPEAFIAIHACYRIGAIYSVIFAGFSASAVRDRLEDARPKVVVCTDATLRRGKVVPLKATLDEAMEGLGIPHVIVARRVDRDFPLREGEQDFHALLNATVRRAEPVPLEANEPGFIIYTSGTTSKPKGLVHAGIGFLAGAYANVKWALNLRPEDVYWCTADVGWLTFPIFALVGGLAHGATHVIYEGGIDTPTPARPYEVIERYGVNKVFTAPTALRMLRRAGDAALGQHDLNTLELISLVGEPLDPETWHWTQGKLGAGRIFLNNTYGQTETGTAWASSMVGLTPTRPGSCGHPLPGYRARVVRDDGQEAAPGELGALTLTEPFPCLARTVWGDHARYVQTYLSDFPGSYAASDAALVDADGQLWVTGRLDDVMNVAGHRIGTMEMEAALITHPAVSEAAVVAQPDEVKGSVPVAFVVPRGDAQAGPQLEDELAEAIVRGVGPIARPARVIVTPTVPRTRSGKIMRRLLRDLLVAGEVKGDLTSLENPDAIEVVKAQISSS
- a CDS encoding type III pantothenate kinase, coding for MPVSFPLLAIDIGNTSTVLGLADERLNLTHTWRIRTNRDVLPDDLALQLHGLFTLSGAPIPRAAVLSSVAPPLGANYALALRRHFGVEAFEVMAENLPDVTVELDQPGSIGADRLCNLFGAEKYLDGYEYAVVVDFGTSTNFDVIGRGRRFIGGILATGAQVSADALFARAAKLPRITLEAPGSAIGKNTVHALQSGLVFGYAEMVDGLLRRVRAELPAPAVAIATGGFARTIEGICREIDFYDETLTLRGLVELWASRETVGEGR
- a CDS encoding YeiH family protein, with the translated sequence MSKLTSFRSRLPGLALVALLTAAAYLLSMLPGLRVLGALGLALLLGLAVRGLFRLPPSVQPGAGYAARTLLRLGVVLLGVRLNFVLFAQAGVRVLLLDLAVIATGLLSMTWLARRLGLPRGLGLAVAVGSSICGASAIAAAAPVVQADEDEVSVAVAVCSLLGTVGVVGYSLLALPLGLSAQRYGLMTGSSLHEIAQVLAAGAAQGSHALDFAMLTKLTRVALLAPVLLLLGGLLARKQAVNAGTQAARPPLLPPFLVGFLLVGVVSSTGLLPRPLTGAMQTASLLLTAASMAGIGLGVDFAVLRRLGGPALVVGSLGFGLLVLVAFLGTR
- a CDS encoding LysR family transcriptional regulator, which gives rise to MLLHAEHLLTFAAVARSGSLTAAARERHLSQPSVSTQLKLLSEAVGEPLFTRHRQGVRLTPAGEALLPHAQALGRALDGARRWASDLQDLRHGTLRVVASNTLAAHVLPRALAAFHARHPAVTLHIQTGNTREAVRVLLEGQADLALIEGPVQPFPGGMQATVIGHDTLRLILPPQHPLARPHLEAGDLQHLKVIWREPGSGTREVAEGVLRQAGLTVQPVLELAGTEAIKEAVMSGLGAAFVSEMSVRRELAAGQLASPALALPGLGRDLTALTPEVPSRTARALLEDLLALRGAGL
- a CDS encoding inorganic phosphate transporter, translated to MGIALIGLIVIVALALAFDFINGFHDTANAIATSVATKVLTPAQAIAMAAVMNIVGALTGTAVAKTIATDIVPQQYATLELVGAAILSAILWNLYTWWKGLPSSSSHALIFSLVGAGVAAGGWGIIIPKGVTKTLTGLFTSPLLGFVVPILLMALLSWLVLRWLRPRAVTRTFRWAQIFSAAFMAFSHGGNDAQKTMGIITFALSAYAGAAYDHVPLWVILSAATAMGLGTATGGWRIIKTMGFKVVDLKPVDGFVAETSAALIIETASRLGIPVSTTHTISASIMGVGTTKGFRKVKWQVAGRIVTAWFTTIPICIALGWVIHKVILLLGV
- a CDS encoding DUF47 domain-containing protein; translation: MVLSKFMPRNPQFSAKFAEAARNAHATAQALVDLLENYTDVDAKVQRVRDLEHEGDRITREITNLLAESFIVPFDREDIIALNNELDDLVDSMEEAASKLSLYGVEGPLPQMAQLARVVEQQCALLAQGMPMIEDTGKIRELAALAQQIRTLEDEGDRISDEVQRTLYQGVNDVPGMIRAMRGGEIVNLIEDASDQAQRVAKTVESILLKNA